Genomic segment of Arachis hypogaea cultivar Tifrunner chromosome 16, arahy.Tifrunner.gnm2.J5K5, whole genome shotgun sequence:
TTGTTGGCAGAGTTCTGCAAGTTAGGTGCAACAATTGTATTTGCAAACTTCTCAAAGATTATTATAGACACGGAAATATGATCTTGCTGCAGCCAAAGCTTACTGTGACAGTTTGTTAAGAATTATACAGTCTAGGTCTGTCTTGTAAAAGCCATAAGTTAACTATTTTTCTTCCCAGTCCTGTTAGGGAGAGAACTTTCTCTGGCCAATAATCAGCCAACGTTCGTGGCGTTACGCATCCAAACTTCAAAAAACATGGAATAAAGGTGCTGGTTCTAGCACCATGGCATCATGGCTGCACGAACAAAAAGAAACTTCTGGTGCCACGACTTCACAAACAAGGGAAAAATCTCCTGCTGGCGCAGCACCAGTTCTCACGCTGTGATGGTGGCTGAAAAATGTTGGGATAATCACATTTAAACCTATTTATTTTTGGTAGATTTTTGTCGACTTCTTTAAGAGTGAAAAAACTTCAATATTTTACCGAACAAAAATATTGTCCACAAGCTCTTACTATGTCTAGCTGATTTTGTAGAGACTTATTTGAATGGATTGAGTTGGAACCATTTCAGTTTTGGCGGTCATTGCTATTCATGGATCAGGTTTTGTCATCATGTGTTTTCGTTAATTGTTTAGTCCTCCTCCTATTGGTTGTTGGTAATGCATCTAATTATTACCTGTGAATTATAATGTAAATTTGTGCTATCTGAAGTGTATGTAGTTGTGCAGTCTTGCAATCATTTCACTCTTTTGTTATTTAATTCAAATCAGCATCATTGCCTAGTTATTGTTCTTTTCCCACTGTAGTATAACTATGGTGGAATACCAGCAAAATCAGATGAATCTCTCAAGTTGACATTATATCAAGCTGGAATATTGCTGAGTACTTGCCAAAGAAAATCCAAGCAAGTTGCGTTCCATGAATCTTACTTTAAATATACAATTTCTAAAGGCAAAGCATTGCAACTATGGAGAATTGATTTATTGAATTCTAATTGGTTAGCCTTTATTGAAGGATTCTTCATCTCTAATTTGTTTAGTTATATTCTGTCTTCCTGTAGGATCATTTCATTGTCATTGTTTCTCAATTCTTGTATATTCCTTGGAGCTATGCACAAAAGCAAACAGGAATCAGGGAATCAATGCTGAATGGTGACTCCTGCACCCCATCGATTAACATTGGAGCTGCGGAGGCTTTGGAATCAGAAATGATAGTATATATCAAAGAACAGGTGAAACAATTACAGAGCTTTGGGGAGTAGGGACTGAAGTTGCCtcatattttgattcaaaatatTAGTTGTTAAATTATTTTGCCTTCTATTCCACAGATCAGCTCTTACTTCACGGACAATCTTTTACGAATTCTTCGTTATATTGTTCTTCACATAAAAGGGGCAAGCAAATCAGAAGATGACCCAAGTACATCATCTGGCCTTCCTCAAATTGTGGGTGATCAACATAGAGGGGATGCATCCTTGGAATTTATCAAGCATGTCTGTGCTGTGTTGGCCCTCGACCAAAGTGTGCAGCATGATGTGTTGGTAATAATTGTTTTCCCGAGCTATAtttgttagagagagagagagagtttccATGAGCTGTTGATCTTTTTCTCTATGTATGTTCTTGGTCCGCAAATTGATAGTTTCGTGATCTATGTCATTCCTTCATCCTATCCAATGTCATTTGCAGGTAAAAGAAGAcaaattaaataagaaatatTTGCATAAATCATTTCATGTGTATTTACTTACGAATAATCACAGTAGGATGAAGTGAGGGTAACAAGATAATGAGGTGATAAGTCTCAAATACTAAATTGAGTAAACAAAAATGAATCATTTAGTCACCCTGTCATTACTAATTACTAAAAGAAACTGAAAAGTCAAAAAAATACATAGATTTCTATTACGCAACAATACAATGTTTTTCCGGCAAGTTTTCAGAATATCAATACATTTCTATCTCTTGGGGTTTTGTGGCTCCATATTATTCCCTCAGCTCCTTATTATTTGTCACTCGTTTTTCTTTGCATTATTTATTGTTGAAGTATCATTATGCTTGTAATTTATATAAGTATTGAAAATATTCTACTATTTTATCTCTTCATTAGTGATTCTAAGTTTCTTAATGCAAAGTGATTAAAAAAGGGGAATGAATGAAGTATTAATTAGTGTCCAAGCTCCAAAttattaaatttgtcaaatgaaAATCATCATATAATTTGGTCACCATTCATATcttacttttccttttattttatataaagtttTACGGGGTTCCATATACTTTCACTATTGATTTAAAAGGTAGGACGTGGcataaaaagataaatagattTCACACTACAAGGTCATGTGAAAATTTATCTTGAGAAGATCCATTTTTTGGAATAAGTTGGTGGGTTGTGTAAATTCCTTTGCTTAACAAGGGTTTAATGCAAAGAGAGGAATTGAAGAAGTTAAAAGTCATTTGGGTCCTCAGAATTTCAGACTAGACACTTTAGtttccaactaaaattaattacttgattggTCCTTAACAATTAATTTCGCCAGTCACTTAGGTCTTTGGTTTcgtcaactctaacggaagacaaaatagtccctgacaactctaacagaggat
This window contains:
- the LOC112754697 gene encoding DNA polymerase epsilon catalytic subunit A: MDQYNYGGIPAKSDESLKLTLYQAGILLSTCQRKSKQDHFIVIVSQFLYIPWSYAQKQTGIRESMLNGDSCTPSINIGAAEALESEMIVYIKEQISSYFTDNLLRILRYIVLHIKGASKSEDDPSTSSGLPQIVGDQHRGDASLEFIKHVCAVLALDQSVQHDVLVIIVFPSYIC